A portion of the Natronococcus sp. AD-5 genome contains these proteins:
- a CDS encoding DUF7504 family protein: MNHSQPNTRTNEALIDLEGVPETVPEGSALCIAKPAPLTEYALPLHITNRYADGKDCRVIITSSVTAEETIRQEQQVAATADHRLGIIDTTADEHLEALYQENPTISLPRSGDLTQVTLALWDLEESFSKTCPKTHVVLRSLTPILDDSPVEGVRNVLENVIEHQRSHSCLTVFSVEYTEHSEPTMTALENLVDGVVRVEQTATGELRLDYHRARNIGR, translated from the coding sequence ATGAATCACTCTCAGCCGAATACCCGAACGAACGAAGCGCTCATCGATTTAGAAGGGGTTCCCGAGACCGTTCCGGAGGGATCAGCGCTCTGTATCGCAAAGCCGGCACCGCTTACCGAATATGCCCTTCCGCTGCACATCACGAACCGATACGCAGACGGGAAAGACTGTCGAGTTATTATCACCTCGTCGGTCACTGCGGAAGAGACGATTCGACAGGAACAGCAGGTGGCAGCAACAGCAGACCACCGCCTCGGGATTATCGATACGACTGCTGACGAGCACCTCGAAGCCCTCTACCAAGAAAATCCCACTATTTCGCTTCCCCGTTCGGGAGACCTGACGCAAGTCACGCTCGCTCTCTGGGATCTCGAAGAATCGTTCTCCAAAACGTGCCCGAAAACGCACGTGGTCCTTCGATCGTTGACGCCGATTCTCGACGACTCTCCTGTCGAAGGAGTCCGTAACGTGCTCGAAAACGTAATCGAACACCAGCGGTCCCATTCTTGTCTCACGGTCTTTAGCGTCGAGTATACGGAGCACAGCGAACCGACGATGACCGCATTAGAGAACCTGGTTGATGGAGTCGTACGGGTCGAACAGACGGCGACCGGCGAGCTTCGACTCGACTACCACCGAGCGCGGAATATCGGCCGGTAG
- a CDS encoding NUDIX hydrolase: MEVVLVPSDMDPERLRVLATDGVVLVDGQVVLIQRDHEPYAGQWVLPGGLVERGETARTACEREIAEEIGLTVVAEQFVGLYDEPGRDPRGNVSAAFRCAAVNDEDPQPLEEARAVEVFDSDNLPSMGFDHERIVADTLELKSE, encoded by the coding sequence ATGGAGGTCGTACTCGTACCATCGGACATGGATCCCGAACGACTACGAGTGTTAGCTACCGACGGCGTCGTTCTCGTAGACGGCCAGGTCGTTCTCATACAACGCGATCACGAACCGTACGCGGGACAGTGGGTGTTACCCGGCGGGCTCGTCGAGCGAGGTGAAACCGCTCGAACCGCCTGTGAACGCGAGATTGCTGAAGAGATCGGTCTCACTGTCGTCGCCGAGCAATTCGTCGGGCTCTACGACGAACCCGGTCGAGATCCGAGAGGCAATGTTAGCGCGGCGTTTCGCTGTGCGGCGGTAAATGATGAAGATCCGCAGCCGCTCGAAGAGGCCCGAGCAGTCGAAGTATTCGACTCCGACAACCTACCTTCGATGGGGTTTGATCACGAACGGATCGTTGCCGATACGCTCGAACTGAAAAGTGAATGA
- a CDS encoding ADP-ribosylglycohydrolase family protein has translation MNDAIETVRTALCYALVCDDMKDAIVGAVNEGSDADTIGAVTGTVAGTRFGATEFPDRWLTSIEHWVELERFAQ, from the coding sequence TTGAACGACGCCATTGAGACGGTTCGAACGGCGCTCTGTTACGCGCTGGTATGCGACGATATGAAGGATGCAATCGTCGGTGCCGTCAACGAAGGTAGTGACGCGGATACGATCGGTGCCGTCACAGGAACGGTCGCCGGTACGCGGTTCGGGGCAACAGAATTTCCCGATCGGTGGTTGACGTCGATAGAGCACTGGGTTGAATTGGAACGATTTGCTCAGTAG
- a CDS encoding amphi-Trp domain-containing protein: MPEEELFKTEESHSRAEIAEAPVSAAEQIETGSVHLDSGSEEQRVTIPENPLFEVELERLTDSETGGAVRTRIRN, encoded by the coding sequence ATGCCCGAAGAAGAACTTTTCAAAACAGAGGAATCACATAGCCGAGCCGAGATCGCGGAAGCACCCGTCTCCGCTGCCGAACAGATCGAGACGGGCTCTGTCCACCTGGACAGTGGCTCGGAGGAACAACGAGTTACGATTCCCGAAAACCCGCTATTCGAAGTCGAACTCGAACGGCTTACGGATTCGGAAACTGGAGGAGCGGTACGAACTAGAATACGAAATTAG